In the Piscinibacter sp. XHJ-5 genome, one interval contains:
- a CDS encoding DUF6152 family protein yields MQRRQFIVMAAAACCAHSARAHHGWSSFDQTKPLYLEGRAVKVSWRNPHVELDLELDPQLRLPDDLARRTLPAQSASVDGAGLLAAARLPARRDKVWHIELAPLTRVESWKLDEIKPGAQVGVLGYSFPGEQGNAVLRAEYVFVGGKAYGMRSSPA; encoded by the coding sequence ATGCAACGACGACAGTTCATCGTGATGGCGGCCGCGGCGTGCTGCGCGCACTCCGCGCGGGCGCACCACGGCTGGAGCAGCTTCGACCAGACCAAGCCGCTCTACCTCGAAGGTCGTGCCGTGAAGGTGTCATGGCGCAATCCGCACGTCGAGCTCGATCTCGAGCTCGACCCTCAGCTGCGCTTGCCCGACGATCTGGCGCGGCGGACCTTGCCGGCGCAGTCGGCGTCGGTCGACGGTGCGGGCCTGCTCGCGGCGGCCAGGCTGCCGGCACGCAGGGACAAGGTCTGGCACATCGAGCTCGCGCCACTGACGCGCGTCGAGTCGTGGAAGCTCGACGAGATCAAGCCCGGTGCGCAAGTGGGCGTGCTGGGCTACAGCTTCCCCGGGGAACAGGGCAATGCGGTGCTGCGCGCCGAATATGTCTTCGTCGGC